The sequence TACAAGGAAGTTGCTCATGTAATAACGCACGATTAGTTAAAATATCATTTGGATTATCATTTACATGATATGCAATATTGAAACTATCAAAAGGCGGTTTAGAAACACCACCTTTTCGAGTTGTTGTAAAAGATTTAATATTTTTAGGAGTTATCCAAGCTGTAGAGATACATGCCATTAATTCAACTCCTTATCGTATTGACGACGCAATACGATTTTTTAATTAAAAGTCTTTTTGAGGGTTTTGCTTAGTATCTTCACGCAGTGCAAGTGTTAATTGAACCATATCATCAGGAATAGGCGCTTCCCAACTCATAATCTCACCTGAAATAGGATGTTCTAATGTTAACATAACGGCATGTAGCGCTTGACGTCTAAAGGTTTTAAGCACATCAGAAAGCTCTGGTGTTGCTTTTTTAGGTGGACGAGGACGACCACTATAAACAATATCACCCACTAATGAATGATCTAAATATGCCATGTGCACACGAATTTGATGTGTACGACCAGTTTCAAGACGTAAACGTAAACGTGTATGTGCTCGATATTTTTCAGCTACTCTATAATGCGTTATCGCAGGTTTACCATCTAAAACCACCGCCATATGAGTACGTTTTGTCGCATGACGGCCAATTGGCTCATCCACCATACCACCGCCAGTCATAGTACCAAGACAAATTGCTTCATATTCACGGGTAAAATTAACACGCGCTTGTAAATTTGCAACAAGATACGTTTGTGCCGGAATCGTTTTAGCAACAACCATTAATCCTGAAGTATCTTTATCAAGACGGTGAACAATACCTGCTCGTGGAACATTTTTTATTTCAGGGTAACGATATAATAATGCATTTAATAAAGTACCATTAGGATTACCAGCACCTGGATGCACAACTAAACCAACAGGTTTATTTACAACTAAAATATCATCATCTTCATAAACAACATCAATATCTATGTTTTGTGCTTCATATTCTCTTTGCTCTT is a genomic window of Pseudoalteromonas sp. '520P1 No. 423' containing:
- the rluD gene encoding 23S rRNA pseudouridine(1911/1915/1917) synthase RluD, translating into MAEQISLTAEVPFELGGKRLDQILAQLFPDYSRSRIKTWILDDMVQIDGETLNIPREKLLGGEKVAIEAQIEEQREYEAQNIDIDVVYEDDDILVVNKPVGLVVHPGAGNPNGTLLNALLYRYPEIKNVPRAGIVHRLDKDTSGLMVVAKTIPAQTYLVANLQARVNFTREYEAICLGTMTGGGMVDEPIGRHATKRTHMAVVLDGKPAITHYRVAEKYRAHTRLRLRLETGRTHQIRVHMAYLDHSLVGDIVYSGRPRPPKKATPELSDVLKTFRRQALHAVMLTLEHPISGEIMSWEAPIPDDMVQLTLALREDTKQNPQKDF